Within bacterium, the genomic segment AAGCAGATCAAGCGCCGCACGAGCGTCGCGGCGCTCTTCCCCAACGAGCAGGCCCTCCTCCGCCTCGTCAGCGCCGTGCTCGCCGAGACCAGCGAGGAGTGGGAGACCGGACGCATCTACCTCGCCATGGAGACCGAGTGATCCGGACCGCCGCGTCAAGCGAATTTACAGAAGAGCTGTTGCTTTCCCCGCAGGTGGCGCTCCTGACGGCGCAGAGCCGCTGCAGCGCGGCGACAAGACGTCGGCCGGCCTCATTGCCGCTGGTCGGCGGATTTCGAAGTGGACCGTCACCATCGGCAAGTGGTTGACGGGGCGCGTAGCCGGCGGGTGGATCGTCTCTCGCCGGGCCGAGCTCGACCACCCTCAGCCGGTTCTCTGGCAGGAAGGGCGGAGAGTTGTCGGCCCGACAACGGAGGAGCTCCGCCGGAGCCATCGACTTGAGGAAGCTCTCCGTTGCGGCGGTCATAGGAATGGAGCAGTCCACGAGCGCGGCGCCGACGCCGAATCACCTTGGGGCCCACTGCAGCGCCGTCCGCTTGACGACGCCCGGCGAAGCCCGAGCTCGCGCTCCGCGTCCCTCGCCGTAGTGCCCCCACATGTTCCGCCGCGCGTGGAAGATCTCGGTGATGGCCTCCGCACCTCCGTCGCCTGCCACAACGAGCCGCCGACGTCCTTAGCCCACGCCACGGTTGAGGGCAGTGTGCGCCCGCGCAAGGAGCCTCGGCGGAGCGTCGCCGCCCCGCTGCATCGACGATGGGCGCGGCGGCTGCCCGCACATCGCATCAGCGACCCGACGGCTACGCGCTCTCCGAAAAGGCTATTCGAGGTTCTTGCGGAAACGCAGCGCGGCGGCGGCGCCGGTCCCGAGCGCGAAGCCGCAGAGCGCCAGCGCCTCCGGCCAGAGGACGGCGAGTCCCGACCCCTTCAGGAAGACGCCGCGGATGATCGCGGCGTAGTAGCGCAGCGGCACGGCGTAGGTCAGCGCGCGGCAGAACGGCGGCATGTTCTCGATCGGGAACATCAGTCCCGAGAGGTAGATCATCGGGACCATCACCGCGAACATCGAGAGGAGCATCGCCTGCTGCTGGTTCCGCACCATCGTCGAGACGAGGAGCGCGAGGCCGAGCAGGGCGACGATGAACGGCAGCGTCAACAGCAGCAGCGTCCAGAAGGAGCCGGCCAGCGGCACGCCGAAGAACCAGACGACGACCGCCGCGACGAGCGTCAGGTTGACCATGCAGATCAGGACGAACGGCCAGAGCTTGCCGACGATCAGCGTCGCGGGGCGGATCGGCGTGACGATGAGCTGCTCCAGCGTGCCGATCTCCTTCTCCCGCACGACGCCCATCGAGGGGAGGATCAGCGCGTTCATCATCAGCGCCATGGCGAGGATCGAGGGGAGGTAGTACCAGCGGCTGAGGAGGTCGGGGTTGTACCAGACGCGCGGCGCGACCACGACCGTGCCCGCCGGGGGCGGGAGCGTCCGTCCGGCGAGCGCCGCCGTCGTGCGCCGCTCCGCCGTCCGCCGCGCGATGAGCTCGAGCCCGCGGCGCGAGACGACCTCCGCCGCGTAGCCGAGGCCGACCGTCGCCGACGTCGCGTCCGAGCCGTCCACGATCAGCTGCGCCTCCGGCGTCCGCCCCGCGGCGAGGTCGGCGCCGTAGTTCGCGCCGACGACGAGCGCCATCTGCGCCGCGCCGTTCCGCAGCAGCGGCTCCGCGGCGTCCGCCTCGGGAAGATCGGCGACGAGCTCGAACCGGCCCGACGAGAGGAACGCGTCGAGCAGCTCGCGGCTGGCCTGCGAGCGGTCGCGGTCCACGAGGGCCAGCGGCACGCTCGTCACGTCCTGATTGGCCGCGAAGCCGAGCACGACGAGCTGCAGGATCGGCGCGACGAGCAGCACCGGGATCATCCGGCGGTCCCGCGCCAGCTGCAGGAACTCCTTGCGGACGAGCGAGCGGAAGGCGCCCATGGTCAGAAGTCCCTGCGCCGGAGGCGCGCGAAGGAGACGGCGAGGACGACGACGGCGAAGACGCCGAGGAACGCCATGTCGCGGGCGAACGGCGCGAGCGAAGCCCCTTTGATGATCACGCCGCGGGAGGCGATCAGGAAGTACCGCGCCGGCACGGCGTAGGAGATCGCCTGCAGCCAGCCCGGCATCGTGCGGATCGGGAAGATGAACCCGGAGAGGAAGAGCGCCGGCAGAAGCGAGGACACCGCGCCGATCTGGAAGGCCATCGCCTGGCTGTCCGAGACGCTGGACACGAGCAGCCCGAAGCCGAGCGCGCCGACGAGATAGACGACCGTCGCGAGGAAGAGGTCTACGTAGGAGCCGGCGACGGCGACGCCGAAGAAGACGCGGGCGGCGGCGACGATCACCGCCGCGGCGACGAGCGAGATCGCCAGGTAGGGGATCGTCTTGCCGATCAGCATCTCCGACGGGCGGAGCGCGGTCGCGCGGAGCTGCTCCATCGTCCCCCGCTCCTTCTCCCGCACGACCGACATCGCGGTGGAGAGGACGGCGGTGATCATCAGGATGAAGCCCATCAGGCCGGGGACGAGGAACTGCGCCGATCGGAGCTCGGGGTTGTACCAGACGCGCGGCGCGAAGGCGACCGGCGGCTTGCCGCGCTCGAGCCCCCGCGCGGCGAGGTCGAGGTTGAACGCCTCGGCGATCTGCCGCGCGTAGCCGAGCGCCGTCGTCGCCGTGTTGGCGTCGGCGCCGTCGATCAGGAACTGCACCGGCGCCGGGCGTCCCGCCGCCAGCTCGTCGGCGTACCGCTCGGGGATCACCAGCGCGGCGCGCGCGACGCGGCGCTCGAAGAGCGGCCCCGGATCGGCGCCGACCGGGAGTTCGGCGACGGCGTCGAAGTAGGTCGATTCGACGAAGGCGTCCACGAGGCGGCGCGATTCCGC encodes:
- a CDS encoding ABC transporter permease, which translates into the protein MGAFRSLVRKEFLQLARDRRMIPVLLVAPILQLVVLGFAANQDVTSVPLALVDRDRSQASRELLDAFLSSGRFELVADLPEADAAEPLLRNGAAQMALVVGANYGADLAAGRTPEAQLIVDGSDATSATVGLGYAAEVVSRRGLELIARRTAERRTTAALAGRTLPPPAGTVVVAPRVWYNPDLLSRWYYLPSILAMALMMNALILPSMGVVREKEIGTLEQLIVTPIRPATLIVGKLWPFVLICMVNLTLVAAVVVWFFGVPLAGSFWTLLLLTLPFIVALLGLALLVSTMVRNQQQAMLLSMFAVMVPMIYLSGLMFPIENMPPFCRALTYAVPLRYYAAIIRGVFLKGSGLAVLWPEALALCGFALGTGAAAALRFRKNLE
- a CDS encoding ABC transporter permease — its product is MRRIWAVAAKEFKQVRRDPLTLLLLLGFPAMMLLLYGYAVNFDVRHVPLAVQDRSHSAESRRLVDAFVESTYFDAVAELPVGADPGPLFERRVARAALVIPERYADELAAGRPAPVQFLIDGADANTATTALGYARQIAEAFNLDLAARGLERGKPPVAFAPRVWYNPELRSAQFLVPGLMGFILMITAVLSTAMSVVREKERGTMEQLRATALRPSEMLIGKTIPYLAISLVAAAVIVAAARVFFGVAVAGSYVDLFLATVVYLVGALGFGLLVSSVSDSQAMAFQIGAVSSLLPALFLSGFIFPIRTMPGWLQAISYAVPARYFLIASRGVIIKGASLAPFARDMAFLGVFAVVVLAVSFARLRRRDF
- a CDS encoding transposase, yielding MKRRTSVAALFPNEQALLRLVSAVLAETSEEWETGRIYLAMETE